The window TCCCGCCTGTTTCCAACTCTTGAACCAGAGGGTCGCGGACGCATACGCGAAAACAAGACTCGCGAGAGCTCCTAAGCTATTTTGACCGTGATACCGCGATTGATGAAGATGAAAACAGGGAAACGTGCCAAGGAGTGGATTCCAGCATTTTCCACAAAGCACAGCTTCACCTCATATCGCTTCCATGTGTGCTGACGCTTTGACAGCTATTCAGCGAAGGCACTTCTTGACAGGTACTTGATGATGAATGAATATATGTCTGCGTCGGCAGTCTGTAGCCTCTTGTCCGTGTGGCTGGACAGTGATACGCCTGGCGTGATACTGCTACACAAGCACAGTTTGCGTGGAGGGAGGTCCCGACGTTCCATGTAAGGGCGATATTTCTTCCGGTGTCGCATTCGTTGGTGTCCTGAGCAACAATGAGAAAGAGGCAAGACAACAAGCGGTTCGTCAGGAACAGCTTCACGACATTCACTTGTCCTGTAGCCTGTAAAAACAAAGTTTGCCTCGCACACCGTTCGTGAAAGCGTTTGTATTTTTTCAGTCTTCCGAACGGGATAAAAGTGAACACGGCTGGGAAGGTGGCCGAGTAGACGTGCTGAATGCGGCTGCTTGGTGCCTCTTTCCGGAGTTACGCCACTACTGGCGTCCTGGCGTCACCTGCTCCAGGTTCCACAGGGCGGCCACTCTGAGAAGTCGCGCGGGCAGCTCCTCGTAGAATTCCGCTTCGTATCTTGGGTGTCTCTGGCTCAGGTGTACGTGACTGGGGCTTCCGCCGAGGGGTCTGCATGCAACATGCGTGTTAGTGTGTTCTGTGGTATTGCCGGTGTCGTTGCTTTAAACAGGCAGAGGAGGTCCCGGTGGCTGATAGTAAGAGACAGCGGGTGAGATGAAGATTGTGACACATCCGGGTGCCAAACACGTGCCAAGAAAATCCAGATTCCGGTTTGCCTTGCCGTGCCTTTCGAAGTCGGCCAGAGTCCCATGCATGTCTGCATTCCGCCTCAAGCGCACGGCGCGAGAAAATTGTTCCATCAGCTTGCGTCGCCCCATTCGAGAACTATTAGTCACACGAGGGCTTCGCTAGCTCTGTAGCACTGGGGGAGAAGGCATTCACCATCTTCAAGGGACAGCACGAAGCAAGACAGAGAATCTGTCTTCGATTAGGACGACCGCGCACCATGCATAAGTTTTTTTGGCGAAGAGGCGTCCTACTTCTCTATATGTCGTCAAAGCTAGCATTCTAAACGTGCTTATGTtcgatgaagacgaagaagaaaatcgGTTTATGGGTCACGCTGGAGAACAGTACCTCTTACCCTATCAACACCGTGACTTGGTACGCACTGAAGAGTCGCGTAAGGAAAGGCGTCCACCTTAGGCGATGTCTGGCTCTCGACTCTCGTATGTCTCATCTTCATACATATGAAGGTCATCAGGGCCCTGTATTTGGTCCTTCAAGATGCATCGCGCAATCGTTGAAGGCAACCGGGTGTGTTACGAACGCCGTGTGGAACTGGAGCGCAAACTGCACGAGGAACGACTGAAAGCCGTCAAGCCCGTTGTAAGGCCCACTCCTCCCTGTCACACTCCTCGATGTGGCCGCAACCTCAAATATGAGACTCTCAACCACGAGCGGTTCCAGGAGATCGATCGAGAGAACAAAATGCTTCTCGACAAACTGTGCAAAATAATGGTACGGCCGCCCTGCATCGCAACTCTCGCAGAGTCAAGGGGTCCTTCTAGCTTAAACTGGAAAAACCggaaagacgaagaagagcgcaTCGCCTGCAACAATAAATTTACCCATCAAAAAATTGCTGAAGCAAAGCCCTTGTACACCTTGGAGGACTGGCAGAAGCACACGGCTTTTTACGCAAGGAGGTTCCGAAATGTTTGTGAATACCCTGCAGTCCTGGGTATGAAGGAGATACCGGGACAGCTCAGGCCTGGATCAGCAAACGTCACGTCGAGGCCAGATTTCACAAGAGGAAAGCCGAGGCTCCTGCGTAACTTCAGTGCGTACCGGATTCCAATAAcacctcgctgccgccgtccgccCAAGCCCGTGCCCGAATCACCACCGCCCGCCAAAAGCAGGAAAAAATCTCCGGTTAGCAGCCACTCTCCGAGAGCAAGCCGCACATATCTCCACTCAAATGACAGAGAGTACTCGCGGTCGCTCCCAGAGGCGGCAAAATCTAAGCGGCACACGTAATCGATCGCCAATTTGCCGGTGCGAAGCGACTGGGGTGTACCGCCTACTGCACTTGCCTCTATCGAAGACTCCCACGTAACTGGTAACTTCTCTCTCGCAAACGTTTCTTGCTGTCGCAATATCGCATTCTACCCGCCCGCAAACATCGTGCGCCTTATTCATCACGAATTTCCGGTCCCCTCATAGCGCGTGGCAAGCCGGTGTTTTGTGTCAAGCCGAGGATGGAGACGTTGCTAAACAGGCAGCACAGCTTTATTGTATTAAGAAGCGAGACTCGGATAGCCAGTACCGGAGAGAGTGTCCTGGTGGCATCACCTCGCCGTTCCACAGAAGGAAGGTGCAGCCTAGTCGCTGTGGCGTATGGCGCCCCGTCGATGACAAACAGTCACGTGTATATTCTGAACAGCTAGCGAACATTACCACAGGTCGCTGTGAACCGGACGAAATTACACCCGCGGGCTGACTTGCCCATCCGGGAGTTGCGTCTTTTCTCAATGTATCAAAGTGAAGCGTCATGTGAGAGGCAGGAGGACGGCCGCCACATGCGCAcccggcgaccgcgaggcgcacgccgagGGGGGGCCACTGACAGAGCCGTTTTGAGGATCAAGGTCGTCCATATGTTAAATATACAGCACATGTTCGACAGATGGTCGTGGTGTGACAGTGGGACCCATCCTATGGAGAGAGTGGTTTACCGAGACGACAAGCCGTCATGACTGATTTCGCGAGAGTTGTCTTCCGGAAAGCTTGCCAAGTGCACCTCCTGTAGTATCACGTAGATAAATTCGAAATAGCACCAGGATTGTGGTATTTACCATCACCCCGACACAAAGGCTTCGAGAGGACACAACACATGCGGGTTAATGGTGAAAGAAAATAGGGCTCCAGTCGAACATGTTCGGTCAACCGCGGTTCCACAGGCGATGCCCCTTTTTCAGCTGTATCGGCAGCAGGCAAAAACTATCTTGTTCCTGCCTCTCTGTACCTCTGATTCTACCGAGGAATGCAGAAACCCGCATTGGGAATGCCGGTCTGGGTGTGCGCTAATTGCACTAGGCGCTGAAGGCCCGCACAAGTCCAGGTCCCTAACTGAAGAAGAGTGTTGCAGTGCGAAGCGGACTGTTCGTGGTCGTAACACTTCTCTACAGCTCCTGGCAATACACAAGAAGCTGCAGTATCAGGGAGCGAATGTGCGCCCCGCTTAGAGTTGATGCGAACTTGGTCGACTATCTGGCCCCAGCAGTTGGCACCGGTAGATGCGGGCACGCCCTGGAACACATATTTCAGCTCAGTGGGCACGAGGCCCCGCTGAAAAATGGattccgccgctgccgtctcAGGCTTCGGGAATTCATCCCAGAGCGGAGAGCCGAGCAGCAGCCGTTTTCTCCGATCCTGCTACCACCTATGCGCCGGTTGTGAAAAATCTCCAAGATTTCTTCCAAAGTGGAACCGCGTTAGTTGGCGCTCAAGAGCATCACATCTGGCAGTCAAATTCAAAGCAGCTAGAGAACAGGGGATGGACTGTCAGAAACTTGGTTTCATGACGGTTCACAGCCCCCGAAAGAACAACAAAAAAACAGCTGGGGAcaccgcctcgccgctctcgagaCCACACACAGTAAGGTACACTCCACATGGCCGTGCATTCAACAGATGCGTCTTCATATAGGCTGCTTCGTTGATATTGATCCAGTGGTAATCAAGGCATGGGGCAAAGTAGAACTGCAGACCGAGGCTCAGTGCGTCGAATTGTCTAGCGGCGAGCAACTCAACTCCACATGGACGAAACGCTTTGGCCACCCTCGCAAAAACTCTGCGAACCGGTTGGGTCCCATGAAGGAGAGAAAGCTCGAGAACGTGGGAAAAGAGTATAGTGGGTTGAAAAATCCACGACAAATCCCCGTCGAGTTTGTGCAGCCAAACGGCGAGTTGTGGTGCACCGCTGCCAGCCACGGGTTTCATCGCCCACGGGCGCGGACAGCAAGCGCGATGGATTCTGCCACCGAGCTCAGGTTTGCCGTGGCATGCTCGCTGGAGCAGAAACTTCAGTGTGATGGTCTTACCCGACCGAACTGGATATTCGCCAACAAAGGAACCATATTCTTTGTGAAAACTCAATTCAGAGCCTTGTACCCGAAAATGATGCCCTTGTGCGTATGAGGCCCCCCGATGTCTTGAGAAGGCTGCGAGACGAAGGACGAAGGGTCATTCAGCCTAGtctgttttttccttttttcagCGGTCCACCATTCTATTGCTTTTTTCCACTTTGTTCTACATGTAAAAATCCTTTGTGAACCCTAAAAATGTGCTCCATCTACTGCTGATGTCGGCACTCATCGGAGAAAATGCAATGAAATTTGACCATCGAAcgtccgctgcctcgctgtaCGGAGCGCCGATGAAGCCAGCCGCCCGCTTTTCTCCTTCCGTTGTTTCCACCCGACCTGCCCTCCGCATATTTCCTCAAGAATCTTAGCAAAAGTCCACCATGGCAGAGACAGGCTTTTGGCTCGATGCTGCAGCCTTCCAGGCCATGTGCCGGTCCGCGGATGTGCCGAGCCAGACCAAGGGAAATGCTTTTATGCTGCTGAATGACAGGCAAAGCGCTGCAGTTGACCGTAGCCGAACTATTGGCGATGCAGGGTACGCGCTGTCGTCACAATGGGTGAGGCGTTTTTGCGCCATCAAAGCGAACGTGCTAGCGTTCGCCCCTCACGCAGATGCCGCATGTGAAGGCGCTTATCTTTTGGAGGACGTCAACGTGGCTTGTCGTACGGCAAAGGACGCCCTGATAGCAGGAGTGAGTCGACTACGGACTACACGTTGCAGCCTTTTACGCGCTGGAGGCAGGACTCACTGGAAAATCACTTCTTTCAGAGCACACCGAGATCCGCCATCAAGCATGTGTTGCCCCTTTTTATGGCGGTTCAAGGGTTCCATCATGTTCGGAATGTCATGAAGCATCATTAAGGACCTCGGGGGACCGTCCACGATTGGGCGGGCTACGATTTTGCTACACAACGTGAAAGCAGCGAGATGGCGAAGAAATAGCTGCAGCACTAGTGGTTTCTGCATGTGCGAGGTAGACTGTTCCTTCTATCGATCTCCAAAATATCTTCCTCGCACCCTCTTGAGCGGCAGATATCACTCCCTGCCACGCATTCGAGGCTCCGCCCGCCATAACGCATCTTAGCGTTATGCAAAAGGCACGGATGCTTTGTGTACGACACGAGCGCGTTTGCTGCATGTGACTCGTCGAGTGTTGTTCTCAGGCCATACCGTGTCTACCTGGATCAGAGGGAGGGCAGTACGTCGTTCACGTGACCAATAAGAGGGATCAGATATACGGGAAGCAAATCCGGCCTCTCATCTTCGCCGTGTCATCtgccgaagccgcggaatCATGGAAAAAGGCCATACTGGAAGCAAACTTCCGCGCATCTCGAGCACAGCTGTCCCGCTTGACTGTGGAGTCGCGGAAGGAGAAATCCCTTGCACAGAGAGATCGAGACAAGACAGAAATATGTGCCTCccagcgagaagcagaacTTGAGAGCATGGAAGTGACGAAGCAAAAACTGGTTGTGAGCTCGATCTCTGTCCATTCCGACTGTGCTACAAGTCATTCGCTTTTCACACGAGGGGTTTATGATATGCTAGAATGGCAACGGAGTCATGGCAATCCACTTGAGCGTTGCTCGGCGAGAAATTCCGCAGTTTGTTCGCCAGCGCACTGGAGGAGTCTTGGTTTCTTTCGTGATTTTCAGTTAGAAATCGAACGCCTCCAAGAAAAGGCAAAGCGACTGCAAACTTCTGGAGAGGTcacagagaaggcggcggccgagtaCATTGACCAGAAGGTGACGGAGATTTCTGCTTTGCAGTGTCAGCTTGCTAAGGAGTTACAGCGTAAGGCAGCCAGTGGCCCCTAAACTTGTTCCCTTTCGATCTCCCTTCCACACTCTCCGTGAAgagtcgtctgcggcgcagtCGTTCACAATGATAAGGCAGAGTGTGACAGAGGGAGTTGCAGCCGCTTAGCCAGCGTTCGGGACTTTCTCCAGGAGCGCAAGGTTGACGCGCCCATTTAGCATGGTGGCAGGAAGCCAACACGAAATGAGGACAAAAAGGGCAGAAGCACCCAGGCTGAAAGGATGCAGGTTCATGTGAGCAACATGTGTTTCGTCTGTCCGCTGCACGCATCCAGAGAAGGCGATCCTCAGGAAGACGGTGTCGGAGTTACGTGAGCATGCGAGCGACCAGCAACGCCGGATCACCGCTCTTGAAGCAGAGAAACGTCGACTTACTACGCAGTACACAGAGCTCCTTAGGGATATTGAAGAAGCAAACGACGCCCCAGCCCGCATTTCTCTCATCGCGGCTCGCAGCCGTAGCCGAAGCCAACGACTTGCGATGGAGAACAAGAAACTCAGGTACAGGAGGACGGGCAGGGGATCGGAGCACCGCGTCCCGCCTCCTAAGGGGCACTGCACACGGGTGGAGTTTCCCTCCTCCGTGCAATATTTGATCTGACGAAAGCTTTGCCGACTTTCTGCGTAGAGTCCGTCTCCGCTA is drawn from Besnoitia besnoiti strain Bb-Ger1 chromosome VI, whole genome shotgun sequence and contains these coding sequences:
- a CDS encoding hypothetical protein (encoded by transcript BESB_064510), giving the protein MHRAIVEGNRVCYERRVELERKLHEERLKAVKPVVRPTPPCHTPRCGRNLKYETLNHERFQEIDRENKMLLDKLCKIMVRPPCIATLAESRGPSSLNWKNRKDEEERIACNNKFTHQKIAEAKPLYTLEDWQKHTAFYARRFRNVCEYPAVLGMKEIPGQLRPGSANVTSRPDFTRGKPRLLRNFSAYRIPITPRCRRPPKPVPESPPPAKSRKKSPVSSHSPRASRTYLHSNDREYSRSLPEAAKSKRHT
- a CDS encoding hypothetical protein (encoded by transcript BESB_064520) translates to MAETGFWLDAAAFQAMCRSADVPSQTKGNAFMLLNDRQSAAVDRSRTIGDAGYALSSQWVRRFCAIKANVLAFAPHADAACEGAYLLEDVNVACRTAKDALIAGAIPCLPGSEGGQYVVHVTNKRDQIYGKQIRPLIFAVSSAEAAESWKKAILEANFRASRAQLSRLTVESRKEKSLAQRDRDKTEICASQREAELESMEVTKQKLVLEIERLQEKAKRLQTSGEVTEKAAAEYIDQKVTEISALQCQLAKELQQKAILRKTVSELREHASDQQRRITALEAEKRRLTTQYTELLRDIEEANDAPARISLIAARSRSRSQRLAMENKKLREENRALTRHFYEIEDKFEQKLQMVRRVAEAGDIFSYLRKWLLCSENKIKFYEMGHKMTKDEVKGQRRKIRELQEELRIAEAVARSSYISVRSILLDEQLKSYTKRAEVPDVYSFVKTSLERFGWILGETEIVQPVDRAYGVELPHWLHGTPDSSKVPLLERIYPCGALEGGSRFSLVPGVDVMQPVESMVPLSRFAALETSMRLLELDFKELQENYDVASEKLMKYYAMVRDLRDGWNQTDRFAAERERGESTEGAGSREVSPLEALRKPGAFLASIVGVTSPVSATEKP